In Haloarcula limicola, the genomic stretch ACGGCGTCGAGCGCTGCCGTGCGGTTCACGCCACGCTATAGCGGGCGAGTGATGATAAATCCGTCCCGGGCCTACTTCCCGAGGAACTCGACGTCGCGGAGCTCGACCTGTGCCCCGCCGGCGTCGCTCTCAGTCAGTCGACAGTCCCAGCCGTAGACGTCGGCGACCTCGCGGACGAAGGCGAGTCCGAGCCCCGTCCCCCGCCCGTCGCCCGTCGTCGTGTACCCCTCCTCGAAGACCCGTTCTCGGTCGGATTCGGGGACGCCGACGCCGTCGTCCGCGACCGAGAACCCGTCCGACAGCCGCTCGACGCGAACGGTGACGTCGTCTCCACCGTGCGTGATAGCGTTCTCGAAGAGGTTCCGAAACAGGTGCCGAACGTACGTCTCGTCGGCCGCCACCTCGCCGTCGACGTCGACCGACAGCGCCGCGGCACACGTCTCGACGTCCGCCCACGCGTCCCGCGCCACGTCGGCGAGCGAAACGGGCTCCCGTTCGCCCGTCGCGCCGTCGCCTCGGGTCAGCAAGAGCATGATATCGACCATCTCCTCGATGCGGTCGAAGGCCTCTTCGACGTACTCTACCGCCTCCGGATTCTCGTCGGTCGACAGCTGCTGGCTGTATATCTGGCCGATGGTGACCGGGTTGCGGATCTCGTGGGCGAGCATGCTCGCGAAGCTCTCCAGTTGCTCGTTTGACTGCTCCAGTTCCTCGATGGTCTCTTCGAGTTTGCGCTCGCGCTTGATCCGGTCGGAGATATCGCGGAAGTACACCGAGATACCGGACTCGGAGGGGTAGAGATTCGCCTCGACCCAGAAGTCGAGCGTGTCGTAGTAGAGCTCGTAGCTCGTCGGTTTCTGTTCGTCGCGCGCGGTGTGAAAGGCGTCCCAGACCTCGTCGATCTCGGCGGCCGAGGGGAAGACGTCCCAGAGGTTCTCGCCGACGAGCTCCTCCTCGGAGTGCTGGAGCAGCTCCTCGGCGCGCGCGTTGACGTGGGTGAATCGGAACTCCTCATCGAGCGCGTAGAAGGCGTCGGTGATGCGGGTCAGGATCTCTTCGAACTCGCCTTCGAGGCGGAGTCGGTCGGTGATGTCGGTGAACGTGAAAACGGCCCGACCGCCGTCGTCGTCATCGTCGTCGGTCCCCAGCGGCGATCCGTTGACCGACACCCAGACGCGCCGGCCGTCGGGTTTGCGCAAGCCGAGTTCCGCGTCGAAGATAGGTTCGCCGGACTCCACGACCCTGTTGAACGGCAGTTCCTCGGCCGGTAACGGGTCGCCCTGCGTGTCGACGAGGTCCCACCGCGAGTCGTCGTGAGAGAACAGTTCGAGTTCGTCTCGGCTCCGACCGTAGATCTCCTCCGCGCGCTCGTTCGCGAACTCGATGGTCCCGTCGGCTCCGACGATGACGATGCCGACCGGGCTGGTCTCGATAAT encodes the following:
- a CDS encoding PAS domain S-box protein; translation: MGSPSETEDGAGGHIRRQEVVAEIGQLALETDDLDRLLRDAADAVAETLHAEYSGVFELRSADDALRLWGGAGWEADHVGTATTPTRSELQAGYTLRTGDPVLVEDCRRDERFATTELLDERGVESGITAIIGSVDEPWGVLGVYSTTAGHFTDPDVSFVHNVSNVLSTTVENRRTRRRLEAEKLLKSQIIETSPVGIVIVGADGTIEFANERAEEIYGRSRDELELFSHDDSRWDLVDTQGDPLPAEELPFNRVVESGEPIFDAELGLRKPDGRRVWVSVNGSPLGTDDDDDDGGRAVFTFTDITDRLRLEGEFEEILTRITDAFYALDEEFRFTHVNARAEELLQHSEEELVGENLWDVFPSAAEIDEVWDAFHTARDEQKPTSYELYYDTLDFWVEANLYPSESGISVYFRDISDRIKRERKLEETIEELEQSNEQLESFASMLAHEIRNPVTIGQIYSQQLSTDENPEAVEYVEEAFDRIEEMVDIMLLLTRGDGATGEREPVSLADVARDAWADVETCAAALSVDVDGEVAADETYVRHLFRNLFENAITHGGDDVTVRVERLSDGFSVADDGVGVPESDRERVFEEGYTTTGDGRGTGLGLAFVREVADVYGWDCRLTESDAGGAQVELRDVEFLGK